The following are encoded together in the Tepidiforma bonchosmolovskayae genome:
- a CDS encoding ATP-binding protein: MYRRNIEPLLREALSDTRVVYLAGPRQCGKSTLARAFAEATGRRYLSLDDPLTLDLARADPAGFVRQADLQPLVIDEAQRLPELLLAIKQAVDADNRPGRFLLTGSANFLALPKVADSLAGRVEILELQTLSQGELEGTRERFIDALFAGELPGALPPSALSREEYLRRAEVGGYPEVVGRPSPARRRRWFASYLDTIIRRDLRDLSAIEHVHALPALLRLLAGRVGSVANAAGLAQDLQLPVSTVSRYLRHLETLYLLAPLPAWSTNFSARLTKSPKFYLADSGLTAALPEAAAARVPLVPEAAGQLLEAFVVGEVRKQAAWSATGPSVAYLRTYGGLEIDLVLEAPDGRVAALEVKAAARPSRRDFRALAALRDELGPRFAAGAVLSPAPEPLPAGDRLCALPIDALWRA; encoded by the coding sequence ATGTACCGGCGGAACATCGAGCCCCTCCTGCGCGAAGCCCTCAGCGATACGCGCGTCGTCTACCTCGCCGGCCCCCGCCAGTGCGGCAAATCCACCCTCGCCCGGGCCTTCGCCGAGGCGACCGGCCGCCGCTACCTCTCCCTCGATGACCCGCTCACCCTCGACCTCGCCCGCGCCGACCCGGCCGGTTTCGTCCGCCAGGCCGACCTCCAGCCGCTCGTCATCGACGAGGCCCAGCGCCTGCCCGAGCTCCTCCTCGCCATCAAGCAGGCGGTCGATGCCGACAACCGCCCCGGCCGCTTCCTCCTCACCGGCTCGGCCAACTTCCTCGCCCTCCCGAAGGTCGCCGATTCCCTCGCCGGCCGCGTCGAAATCCTCGAACTCCAGACGCTCAGCCAGGGCGAGCTCGAAGGCACCCGCGAACGGTTCATCGATGCCCTCTTCGCCGGCGAGCTCCCCGGCGCCCTCCCGCCCTCCGCCCTCTCCCGCGAGGAGTACCTCCGCCGCGCCGAGGTCGGCGGCTACCCGGAGGTCGTCGGCCGGCCCTCGCCCGCGCGCCGCCGCCGCTGGTTCGCCTCCTACCTCGATACCATCATCCGCCGCGACCTGCGCGACCTCAGCGCGATCGAGCACGTCCACGCGCTCCCGGCGCTCCTCCGCCTGCTCGCCGGCAGGGTCGGCAGCGTCGCCAACGCGGCCGGCCTCGCCCAGGACCTCCAGCTCCCTGTCTCGACCGTCTCCCGCTACCTCCGCCACCTCGAGACGCTCTACCTGCTCGCGCCGCTCCCGGCCTGGTCCACGAACTTCTCGGCGCGGCTCACGAAGAGCCCGAAGTTCTACCTCGCCGATTCCGGCCTGACCGCCGCCCTCCCCGAGGCGGCCGCCGCCCGCGTCCCGCTCGTGCCCGAGGCCGCCGGCCAGCTGCTCGAAGCGTTCGTCGTCGGCGAGGTGCGGAAGCAGGCGGCCTGGAGCGCCACCGGCCCCTCCGTTGCCTACCTGCGCACCTACGGCGGCCTCGAAATCGACCTCGTCCTCGAAGCGCCGGACGGCCGGGTCGCCGCCCTCGAAGTGAAGGCTGCCGCCCGGCCGTCGCGCCGCGACTTCCGCGCCCTCGCCGCCCTCCGCGACGAGCTCGGCCCCCGGTTCGCGGCCGGCGCCGTCCTCTCGCCCGCGCCCGAGCCGCTGCCCGCCGGCGACCGGCTCTGCGCGCTGCCGATCGACGCCCTCTGGCGCGCCTGA
- a CDS encoding protein-tyrosine phosphatase family protein → MPNWVIEGLLATSPRPGYAPGPELTVHDEAVDRWIAEARRFGIRSIMCLIGNDQLWLYRKAAPEGLLERYRRSGFEVFHLPTLDQLTHPYTPEQYEAAWRAFLELPKPVLVHCSAGMDRTGRVVRYLLERMAEDGGLAAAR, encoded by the coding sequence ATGCCGAACTGGGTGATCGAAGGGCTGCTTGCGACGAGCCCGCGGCCGGGCTATGCCCCCGGGCCGGAGCTGACCGTCCACGACGAGGCGGTCGACCGCTGGATAGCGGAGGCGCGGCGGTTCGGGATCCGGTCGATTATGTGCCTCATCGGGAACGACCAGCTCTGGCTCTACCGGAAGGCTGCGCCGGAGGGGCTGCTGGAGCGCTACCGGCGGAGCGGCTTCGAGGTGTTCCACCTGCCGACGCTGGACCAGCTCACCCATCCGTACACCCCGGAGCAGTACGAAGCGGCCTGGCGGGCGTTCCTTGAGCTGCCGAAGCCGGTGCTGGTGCACTGCAGCGCGGGGATGGACCGGACGGGGCGGGTGGTGCGCTACCTGCTGGAGCGGATGGCGGAGGACGGCGGGCTTGCAGCTGCCCGCTGA
- a CDS encoding enoyl-CoA hydratase/isomerase family protein, with the protein MAASYTHLRVDITDGIALVTLDRPEVYNATNDVLHGELTRIWRDLDADPAVRVIVVTGAGDRAFSAGGDLGDIEARAALPAEERFEAVVRVMKEAEAIVYEMVNCEKVIISAINGVAVGAGLAVALMADISIIAEEARLTDGHARLGVAAGDHAAIIWPLLCGMAKAKYYLLTCDFIDGREAERIGLVSRCVPRAELMPEAMRIARQLADGPQHALRFTKKALNQWLRLGGITAFDYSLALEMLGFFSAAPAEGARAIQEKRPPRWG; encoded by the coding sequence ATGGCCGCCAGCTACACCCACCTCCGGGTCGACATCACCGACGGCATCGCGCTGGTCACCCTGGACCGGCCGGAGGTCTACAACGCCACGAACGACGTCCTCCACGGCGAGCTGACCCGCATCTGGCGCGACCTCGACGCCGACCCGGCCGTCCGCGTCATCGTCGTCACCGGCGCCGGCGACCGCGCCTTCTCCGCCGGGGGCGACCTCGGCGACATCGAAGCCCGGGCCGCCCTCCCCGCCGAGGAGCGGTTCGAAGCCGTCGTCCGGGTGATGAAGGAGGCCGAGGCGATCGTCTACGAGATGGTGAACTGCGAGAAGGTGATCATCTCGGCGATCAACGGCGTGGCCGTCGGCGCCGGGCTGGCCGTGGCGCTGATGGCCGATATCTCGATCATCGCCGAGGAGGCCCGTCTCACCGACGGGCACGCCCGCCTCGGCGTGGCCGCCGGCGACCATGCGGCGATCATCTGGCCCCTCCTCTGCGGCATGGCGAAGGCGAAGTACTACCTCCTCACCTGCGACTTCATCGACGGGCGGGAGGCGGAGCGGATCGGGCTGGTGAGCCGCTGCGTCCCCCGGGCCGAGCTGATGCCCGAGGCGATGCGGATCGCCCGCCAGCTCGCCGACGGGCCGCAGCACGCGCTCCGCTTCACGAAGAAGGCGCTCAACCAGTGGCTCCGGCTCGGCGGGATTACGGCCTTCGACTACTCGCTCGCGCTCGAAATGCTCGGCTTCTTCTCCGCCGCGCCGGCCGAGGGCGCCCGGGCCATCCAGGAGAAGCGGCCGCCGCGCTGGGGATAG
- a CDS encoding VOC family protein, translating into MLPIKRLDHISMAAADYRAQAAKLERLLGFKYLHDWEAGPGQDFEGCVSQVRGTGIEFEVIAPATPDSFVQKFLDQNGPGLHHITMEVEDIHAAAAELERLGITPFGGVQDDGSWYVTYIHPRDSGGILWQLFVAHRPAPEVDRNAGGGTVDLQRMDHVSMAVPDLDRQVAWQERVFGMEVISRWEDGHLGYRGAELTIPGSLLKFEIIAPTRPDSFVQKFIESRRPGMHHITCEVASVDRAVEALRAEGIEPWGGIIENDWKRHTFIHPRDSGGVLIQLFEE; encoded by the coding sequence GTGCTGCCGATCAAACGCCTCGACCATATCTCCATGGCCGCCGCCGACTACCGCGCCCAGGCTGCGAAGCTGGAGCGGCTGCTCGGCTTCAAGTACCTCCACGACTGGGAGGCCGGCCCCGGCCAGGATTTCGAAGGGTGCGTCTCCCAGGTGCGGGGCACCGGCATCGAATTCGAGGTCATCGCCCCCGCCACGCCCGACTCCTTCGTCCAGAAGTTCCTCGACCAGAACGGCCCGGGCCTCCACCACATCACGATGGAGGTGGAGGACATCCACGCCGCCGCGGCCGAGCTGGAGCGGCTCGGGATCACCCCCTTCGGCGGGGTCCAGGACGACGGCTCGTGGTACGTGACCTACATCCACCCGCGCGACAGCGGCGGCATCCTCTGGCAGCTGTTCGTCGCCCACCGGCCGGCGCCGGAGGTCGACCGGAACGCCGGCGGCGGCACCGTCGACCTCCAGCGGATGGACCACGTCTCCATGGCCGTGCCCGACCTCGACCGGCAGGTCGCCTGGCAGGAGCGGGTCTTCGGCATGGAGGTCATCTCCCGCTGGGAGGACGGGCACCTGGGCTACCGCGGCGCCGAGCTGACGATCCCGGGCAGCCTGCTCAAGTTCGAAATCATCGCGCCCACCCGGCCCGACAGCTTCGTGCAGAAGTTCATCGAAAGCCGGCGGCCGGGCATGCATCACATCACCTGCGAGGTCGCCTCAGTCGACCGGGCGGTGGAGGCGCTGCGGGCCGAGGGGATCGAGCCCTGGGGCGGCATCATCGAGAACGACTGGAAGCGCCACACCTTCATCCACCCGCGCGATTCGGGCGGGGTGCTCATCCAGCTCTTCGAGGAGTAG
- a CDS encoding TIGR03618 family F420-dependent PPOX class oxidoreductase: MEFPADDPVVRALLEQPPLMRLAYVAADGQPRVVPIWWRFAGGRFTVITGPKAEKVAHLRARPKVAFTIDTERPPYRVLLVDGDAAVEDVDGMAPEYPEIVRRFLGPAADAYLARLRVKRQVRITITPRRWRILDFVERRPRSLA, encoded by the coding sequence ATGGAATTTCCAGCCGATGACCCGGTCGTCCGCGCGCTGCTCGAGCAGCCGCCCCTGATGCGGCTCGCCTACGTCGCCGCCGACGGCCAGCCGCGGGTCGTGCCCATCTGGTGGCGGTTCGCCGGCGGCCGGTTCACCGTCATCACCGGGCCGAAGGCGGAGAAGGTGGCCCACCTGCGCGCCCGGCCGAAGGTCGCGTTCACCATCGATACCGAACGGCCGCCCTACCGCGTCCTTCTCGTCGACGGCGACGCCGCGGTGGAGGACGTCGACGGGATGGCCCCCGAGTACCCGGAGATCGTCCGGCGGTTCCTCGGCCCGGCGGCCGATGCCTACCTCGCCCGGCTGCGTGTGAAGCGGCAGGTCCGCATCACGATCACCCCGCGCCGGTGGCGGATCCTCGACTTCGTCGAGCGGCGCCCCCGGTCGCTCGCGTAG
- a CDS encoding ABC transporter ATP-binding protein: MLVLRCPRWCSSGWRSSPSWSWPGEATLRPSNPEPAPAPAAEALALSGVDVCYGRFRAVRGASLALAPGELVALLGRSGSGKTTLLRAVAGFERVAAGEIRLAGQVIESPAHHVPAHRRSVGLVFQEYALFPNLTVAGNIGYGLKREERGRVEELLRMAHLEGLGGRYPHQLSGGQQQRVALLRSLAPRPRVLLLDEPFSNLDAGLRVQVRDEVAAILRAEGMTALLVTHDRADAMAIADRIAVMDAGAIIEVAAPRALYFEPAARAAAGYGGDAQFLPGEGHGPFAACALGQVRLARPFRGPCDLLIRPEWLRIREGGVPARVVALRFEGAVTRLDLEVGGVRLAMTAPSSELAAPGETVAVAPAVPPVPFPREA; this comes from the coding sequence ATGCTGGTGCTGCGCTGCCCGCGCTGGTGCTCGTCGGGCTGGCGCTCATCCCCCTCGTGGTCCTGGCCTGGAGAGGCGACCCTGCGACCCTCGAATCCTGAACCCGCGCCCGCGCCCGCTGCCGAGGCCCTCGCGCTTTCCGGCGTCGATGTCTGCTACGGCCGCTTCCGCGCTGTCCGCGGGGCCAGCCTCGCCCTTGCGCCGGGCGAACTCGTCGCCCTCCTTGGGCGGAGCGGCAGCGGCAAGACGACGCTCCTCCGGGCGGTCGCCGGCTTCGAACGGGTGGCCGCCGGCGAAATCCGCCTCGCAGGGCAGGTCATCGAAAGCCCCGCGCACCACGTCCCGGCCCACCGGCGCTCCGTCGGCCTCGTCTTCCAGGAGTATGCGCTCTTCCCGAACCTGACCGTCGCAGGGAACATCGGCTACGGGCTGAAGCGCGAGGAGCGTGGCCGGGTGGAGGAGCTGCTCCGGATGGCCCACCTCGAAGGGCTCGGCGGCCGCTACCCGCACCAGCTCTCGGGCGGCCAGCAGCAGCGGGTCGCCCTGCTCCGCTCCCTCGCGCCGCGGCCCCGCGTCCTCCTCCTCGATGAGCCGTTCTCGAACCTCGATGCCGGCCTGCGCGTCCAGGTCCGCGACGAAGTCGCCGCCATCCTCCGGGCGGAGGGCATGACCGCCCTGCTCGTCACCCACGACCGGGCCGATGCGATGGCGATCGCCGACCGGATCGCGGTGATGGACGCCGGCGCGATCATCGAGGTTGCGGCGCCGCGCGCCCTCTACTTTGAGCCCGCGGCCCGAGCGGCGGCCGGCTACGGCGGCGATGCCCAGTTCCTGCCGGGCGAGGGTCACGGGCCGTTCGCCGCGTGCGCGCTCGGGCAGGTGCGGCTGGCGCGGCCGTTCCGCGGCCCCTGCGACCTCCTCATCCGGCCCGAGTGGCTCCGCATCCGCGAGGGCGGGGTCCCGGCGCGGGTCGTCGCCCTCCGCTTCGAGGGCGCGGTCACCCGGCTCGACCTCGAGGTCGGGGGCGTCCGGCTGGCGATGACGGCCCCCTCGAGCGAGCTGGCCGCCCCCGGCGAGACGGTCGCAGTCGCCCCGGCGGTGCCGCCGGTGCCCTTCCCGCGGGAAGCGTAG
- a CDS encoding ABC transporter permease, translating into MAALPFRRPASRAPLALWPPGLAVVAATLVPAWYLVRRSTERGWAPWEEVLRDAAWPLLARSLQLSLVVAVACVVVALPAAWLTTRTDLPFRRAWSVLMAAPLAIPSYVMGMTVVEFLGPKGVLQGWLEPLGVERLPEIYGLWGAAYTLTATSFPYVYLVLRGALATASVAEEEASRSLGVPPWPTFFRIVLPGLAPAIAAGLLLVVLYVLSDFGGVSTLNYNTFTRDIFLEYQSSFDRTRAAVLACVLVAVAAVILVAEMAVRRRAGGRASRRTAPPRPVPLGRWRWPAIGFLALVVLASLALPLGVLGYWLVRGLQVGANFPGIGEAARHSLTMGLAAAALTVALALPLAILAARYGGAGASLLEQVAYLTHALPGLVVALSLVFFGIRYAQAFYQTTWMLLFAYLVLFVPNALSALRANLLRLPPRLEEAGTSLGRPPLRVLATVTIPLARPGMGAAAALVFLTVLKELPATLLLSPPGFETLPGLIWGRTSDALYAGAALPALVLVGLALIPLVVLAWRGDPATLES; encoded by the coding sequence GTGGCTGCCCTCCCGTTCCGCCGCCCGGCGTCGCGAGCCCCGCTGGCCCTCTGGCCGCCGGGGCTCGCCGTCGTTGCCGCCACGCTAGTGCCGGCGTGGTACCTGGTCCGGCGGAGCACCGAGCGCGGCTGGGCCCCCTGGGAGGAGGTGCTGCGCGATGCCGCCTGGCCGCTGCTCGCGCGCTCGCTCCAGCTTTCGCTGGTGGTGGCCGTCGCCTGCGTGGTCGTCGCCCTGCCGGCGGCGTGGCTCACCACCCGCACCGACCTCCCCTTCCGCCGGGCCTGGTCGGTGCTGATGGCCGCGCCGCTCGCCATCCCCTCCTACGTCATGGGGATGACGGTCGTCGAATTCCTGGGTCCGAAAGGGGTGCTCCAGGGCTGGCTCGAACCGCTCGGGGTGGAGCGCCTTCCCGAGATTTACGGGCTCTGGGGCGCCGCCTACACGCTGACCGCAACCAGCTTCCCCTACGTCTACCTCGTCCTCCGGGGGGCGCTCGCGACGGCCAGCGTCGCCGAAGAGGAGGCCTCCCGCTCGCTCGGCGTGCCGCCCTGGCCCACCTTCTTCCGCATCGTCCTGCCCGGGCTTGCCCCGGCGATCGCGGCCGGCCTCCTCCTTGTCGTCCTCTACGTGCTGAGCGACTTCGGGGGCGTCTCCACGCTGAACTACAACACCTTCACGCGGGACATCTTCCTCGAGTACCAGTCCAGCTTCGACCGCACCCGGGCGGCGGTCCTCGCCTGCGTCCTCGTGGCTGTGGCGGCCGTCATCCTCGTCGCCGAGATGGCGGTGCGGCGGCGGGCCGGCGGGCGGGCGTCGCGGCGGACCGCTCCGCCGCGGCCGGTGCCGCTCGGGCGGTGGCGCTGGCCCGCCATCGGCTTCCTCGCGCTCGTTGTCCTCGCCTCGCTCGCCCTGCCGCTCGGGGTGCTCGGCTACTGGCTCGTCCGCGGCCTGCAGGTCGGCGCGAACTTCCCCGGTATCGGCGAGGCGGCCCGCCACTCGCTGACCATGGGCCTGGCCGCGGCCGCGCTGACGGTCGCCCTCGCCCTGCCGCTCGCGATCCTCGCGGCGCGCTACGGCGGCGCCGGCGCCTCCCTGCTCGAACAGGTCGCCTACCTCACCCACGCCCTCCCCGGGCTGGTGGTGGCGCTCTCGCTCGTCTTCTTCGGCATCCGCTACGCGCAGGCCTTCTACCAGACGACCTGGATGCTGCTCTTCGCGTACCTGGTGCTCTTCGTGCCGAACGCGCTCTCGGCGCTGCGGGCGAACCTCCTCCGCCTGCCGCCGCGCCTGGAGGAGGCCGGCACGTCGCTCGGGCGGCCGCCGCTGCGCGTGCTCGCCACCGTCACCATCCCGCTGGCCCGCCCGGGGATGGGCGCCGCGGCCGCGCTCGTCTTCCTCACCGTCCTCAAGGAGCTGCCGGCCACGCTGCTCCTTTCGCCGCCGGGGTTCGAGACGCTGCCCGGGCTCATCTGGGGCCGAACCTCCGATGCCCTGTATGCTGGTGCTGCGCTGCCCGCGCTGGTGCTCGTCGGGCTGGCGCTCATCCCCCTCGTGGTCCTGGCCTGGAGAGGCGACCCTGCGACCCTCGAATCCTGA
- a CDS encoding iron ABC transporter substrate-binding protein — protein MKLLRLLFLLVLASVPLIAAACGGDDDDGTTPAADSGGAATAAASPTATPKPSGSITVYSGRGESLVKPLFEQFTKETGIQVNVKYGDSAQLATLLAEEGSASPADVFFPQDAGALGAISKAGLFEKLPEATLAKVPATYRAKDGSWVGVSGRARVIVYNPTAVQASELPSSVKQLTDPKWKGQVGWAPTNGSFQAFVTAFRKLEGDAAAEKWLKDMVANDVKVYKDNKAIVAAVAAGEVKLGLVNHYYLWGFIKDQGEGFAARNHYTAAGDPGTLVNVAGVGILKSSKNKPAARAFIDYLLSEAGQKYFVEQTYEYPLVTGMKADPRLPALETLKPPAIDLSDLDDLQGTLALLRRVGALQ, from the coding sequence ATGAAGCTCCTGCGTCTCCTCTTCCTCCTGGTGCTCGCCAGCGTCCCCCTCATCGCCGCGGCCTGCGGCGGCGATGATGATGACGGCACCACGCCCGCGGCCGACTCCGGCGGCGCCGCCACGGCCGCCGCCTCGCCCACGGCCACGCCGAAGCCGTCCGGCTCCATCACCGTCTATTCCGGCCGCGGCGAATCGCTCGTGAAGCCGCTCTTCGAACAGTTCACGAAGGAGACCGGCATCCAGGTCAACGTGAAGTACGGCGATTCGGCCCAGCTCGCCACCCTGCTCGCCGAAGAGGGCTCCGCCTCGCCCGCCGATGTCTTCTTCCCGCAGGATGCCGGCGCGCTCGGCGCGATTTCGAAGGCCGGCCTCTTCGAGAAGCTGCCCGAGGCAACGCTCGCGAAGGTCCCCGCGACCTACCGCGCGAAAGACGGCTCCTGGGTCGGCGTTTCCGGCCGGGCGCGCGTCATCGTCTACAACCCCACCGCCGTGCAGGCGTCCGAGCTCCCGTCCTCGGTGAAGCAGCTGACCGACCCGAAGTGGAAGGGGCAGGTCGGCTGGGCGCCGACCAACGGCTCCTTCCAGGCGTTCGTCACGGCCTTCCGCAAGCTCGAAGGCGATGCCGCCGCCGAGAAGTGGCTGAAGGACATGGTCGCCAACGACGTGAAGGTCTATAAGGACAACAAGGCGATCGTTGCGGCCGTGGCCGCCGGCGAAGTGAAGCTCGGCCTCGTCAACCACTACTACCTCTGGGGCTTCATCAAGGACCAGGGCGAAGGGTTCGCCGCCCGGAACCACTACACCGCTGCCGGCGACCCCGGCACCCTCGTCAACGTGGCCGGCGTGGGCATCCTGAAGTCCTCGAAGAACAAGCCGGCCGCCCGGGCGTTCATCGACTACCTCCTCTCGGAGGCCGGCCAGAAGTACTTCGTCGAGCAGACCTACGAGTACCCGCTGGTGACCGGCATGAAGGCCGACCCGCGCCTGCCCGCGCTGGAGACCCTGAAGCCGCCGGCCATCGACCTCTCCGACCTCGACGACCTGCAGGGGACGCTGGCGCTCCTCCGCAGGGTCGGCGCCCTGCAGTAG
- the dnaN gene encoding DNA polymerase III subunit beta translates to MKVQVLQENLQRGLAIVGRAVATRATIPIISNVLLQTEDGKLRLAATDLDISIVAWVGAKVDEPGATTVPARLISDFVANLPAATVSLEAPANGRQLRIECARNDSTVNAMDPADFPRVPEIRDGVAVRFDPKALRRAIERVEFAAASDDSRPVLTGVHMKSDGPRLTLAAADGFRLAVADIQLEESPAETIEVIVPARALRELSRLIGDSTLPVEMRINPQRSQVLFEWDDVQMVSQLIQGTFPNYNQLIPAQFNTRVIVDVDEFKREARIAAIFARDGSGIIRLIMTPGEGGMPGQLSISARADEVGGNEGKLDAVVEGDAAKIAFNSRYLQDVLNAIGGGRVALEMTSPSAQGVFRPVDENGTPEPGYVHVVMPMFVQW, encoded by the coding sequence ATGAAAGTCCAGGTCCTCCAGGAAAACCTCCAGCGCGGCCTCGCCATCGTCGGCAGGGCCGTGGCCACCCGGGCCACCATCCCGATCATCTCGAACGTCCTCCTCCAGACCGAGGACGGCAAGCTCCGGCTCGCCGCGACGGACCTCGATATCTCGATCGTCGCCTGGGTGGGCGCGAAGGTGGATGAGCCGGGCGCGACGACCGTGCCGGCCCGCCTGATCAGCGACTTTGTGGCGAACCTGCCCGCCGCCACCGTTTCGCTCGAGGCGCCGGCGAACGGCCGCCAGCTCCGCATCGAGTGCGCGCGGAACGATTCGACCGTCAACGCCATGGACCCGGCCGACTTCCCGCGCGTGCCGGAGATCCGGGACGGCGTGGCCGTGCGGTTCGACCCGAAGGCGCTCCGCCGGGCCATCGAACGGGTGGAGTTCGCCGCCGCCAGCGACGATTCGCGGCCGGTGCTGACCGGCGTCCACATGAAGAGCGACGGCCCGCGGCTCACCCTCGCCGCCGCCGACGGCTTCCGCCTGGCCGTGGCCGATATCCAGCTGGAGGAGTCGCCGGCGGAGACGATCGAGGTGATCGTGCCGGCGCGGGCCCTGCGCGAACTCTCCCGCCTCATCGGCGATTCGACCCTGCCCGTGGAGATGCGCATCAACCCGCAGCGCTCCCAGGTGCTGTTCGAGTGGGACGACGTCCAGATGGTGTCGCAGCTCATCCAGGGGACGTTCCCGAACTACAACCAGCTCATCCCCGCGCAGTTCAACACGCGCGTGATTGTGGATGTCGACGAATTCAAGCGGGAGGCGCGCATCGCCGCCATCTTCGCGCGCGACGGGAGCGGCATCATCCGGCTGATCATGACGCCGGGCGAGGGCGGCATGCCAGGCCAGCTCAGCATCAGCGCGCGCGCCGACGAAGTGGGCGGCAACGAAGGCAAGCTCGACGCGGTGGTGGAGGGCGATGCCGCGAAGATCGCCTTCAACAGCCGGTACCTGCAGGACGTGCTGAACGCGATCGGCGGGGGGCGGGTTGCCCTGGAGATGACGAGCCCCTCGGCGCAGGGCGTCTTCCGCCCCGTGGACGAAAACGGCACCCCGGAGCCGGGCTACGTCCACGTGGTGATGCCCATGTTCGTCCAGTGGTGA
- a CDS encoding YbhB/YbcL family Raf kinase inhibitor-like protein, producing the protein MRTIGSWLTFGAMAAAALFAPACGGREPLDLPRPAARLAVASTAFADGGVIPAEYTCDGADRSPPLRWEGAPAGTAAFAIVVDDPDADGFVHWLAWNLPASVTALEAGASPGGGMPKGTVEGKNDFGRLGYGGPCPPRGKEHRYRFLVYALDAPLPAGPGASRGEVERALARHAIAAGELTGTHRRP; encoded by the coding sequence GTGCGAACCATCGGGTCCTGGCTGACGTTCGGCGCGATGGCCGCCGCAGCGCTTTTCGCCCCGGCCTGCGGCGGCCGCGAGCCGCTCGACCTGCCCCGGCCGGCGGCCCGCCTGGCGGTCGCGAGCACGGCCTTTGCCGACGGCGGGGTGATCCCGGCCGAGTACACCTGCGACGGCGCCGACCGCTCGCCGCCGCTCCGCTGGGAGGGCGCGCCCGCGGGGACGGCCGCCTTCGCGATTGTGGTCGACGACCCGGATGCCGACGGGTTCGTCCACTGGCTGGCCTGGAACCTGCCCGCGAGCGTGACCGCTCTGGAGGCCGGGGCATCGCCCGGCGGCGGGATGCCGAAGGGGACGGTTGAAGGGAAGAACGATTTCGGTCGGTTGGGCTACGGCGGGCCCTGTCCGCCGCGCGGCAAGGAGCACCGCTACCGCTTCCTCGTCTATGCGCTCGATGCGCCGCTCCCGGCCGGCCCCGGCGCCTCGCGGGGCGAGGTGGAGCGGGCGCTCGCCCGGCACGCCATCGCCGCCGGCGAGCTGACGGGCACCCACCGGCGGCCGTGA
- the heR gene encoding heliorhodopsin HeR — protein sequence MAADEPAAVYRRLRRYNFVMGLVHLAQGAAVLALSNDFALPVHATFMQGPPGQEPPRLEHLFDLRIGPAVAAFLFISAAAHLLLVLPGVFDWYRRNLERQRNDARWIEYSVSASLMVVLIAMLTGIGDVAALVALFGVNAAMIFFGLLQEHTERPGEGRLLPFWLGCIAGAVPWAAIGIYLLTPGTPGEPPGFVYAIYVSLFLFFNVFALNMWLQYRRVGPWRSYLFGEAVYVFLSLAAKSALAWQVFASTLID from the coding sequence ATGGCAGCAGATGAGCCCGCGGCCGTCTACCGGAGGCTGCGCCGGTACAACTTCGTGATGGGGCTGGTGCACCTCGCACAGGGCGCAGCAGTCCTCGCCCTCAGCAACGACTTTGCGCTGCCGGTCCACGCCACCTTCATGCAGGGGCCGCCCGGCCAGGAGCCGCCCCGCCTCGAGCACCTGTTCGACCTCCGCATCGGGCCGGCCGTGGCGGCGTTCCTCTTCATCTCGGCGGCGGCCCACCTGCTGCTCGTGCTGCCCGGGGTCTTCGACTGGTACCGCCGCAACCTCGAACGCCAGCGGAACGATGCGCGCTGGATTGAATATTCGGTCAGCGCCTCGCTGATGGTGGTCCTGATCGCGATGCTGACCGGCATCGGCGATGTCGCCGCCCTCGTGGCGCTGTTCGGCGTCAACGCGGCGATGATCTTCTTCGGGCTCCTCCAGGAGCACACCGAACGCCCGGGCGAGGGCCGACTCCTCCCGTTCTGGCTCGGGTGCATCGCCGGCGCGGTGCCGTGGGCGGCGATCGGCATCTACCTGCTCACCCCGGGGACGCCGGGCGAACCCCCGGGCTTTGTCTACGCCATCTACGTGTCGCTCTTCCTTTTCTTTAATGTCTTCGCGCTGAACATGTGGCTCCAGTACCGGCGCGTCGGCCCCTGGCGGAGCTACCTGTTCGGCGAGGCGGTCTACGTCTTCCTCAGCCTGGCGGCGAAGTCGGCGCTGGCCTGGCAGGTCTTCGCCTCAACGCTCATCGATTAA